The Streptomyces sp. NBC_01244 genome contains a region encoding:
- a CDS encoding DUF6406 domain-containing protein: MASEVSIRRGAPTRTSIALFDVIDVDARPGLPLTVRLGFDDGEEHRYTLEPGDTFSVRDETWVLDRVEDPAGNWRVFIRRVE, encoded by the coding sequence ATGGCATCTGAGGTCTCCATCAGACGCGGTGCGCCGACACGGACTTCCATCGCCTTGTTCGACGTGATCGATGTGGATGCCCGTCCCGGCCTTCCTCTGACGGTCCGCCTCGGTTTCGACGACGGCGAAGAGCACCGGTACACCCTCGAACCAGGTGACACCTTCTCGGTCCGGGACGAAACGTGGGTGCTCGACCGTGTGGAAGACCCCGCCGGCAATTGGCGGGTGTTCATCCGCAGGGTCGAGTAG
- a CDS encoding phosphocholine-specific phospholipase C: MTPISRRGFVGIGAGLMAGATLPAIAPTSAAAATASGTITDVKHVVILMQENRSFDHYFGKLKGVRGFGDRAAGNIPGGWGMFNQPNWGGRQYPWKLSSTPPVGGVDGETLAQCNGDLPHSWTSQHAAWNKGRMDNFVTGVGNTRTLGYLDRGDIPFHYGLADNYTICDAYFCSTLSATGPNRTFLWSGKIDAGSKDGGDESGLTWETYAEALQRAGMSWKVYQNAQDNYGDNGLAYFKKFTDAAPGNPLWDRGMGSVPKVTGSTPDDIAAAIRADVVAGTLPQVSWVVANEAFSEHPYAPPGDGAHFVDLVYRALSANPEVFDSTALFLNYDENDGFFDHVPPPVAPPGTAGEYIDGVPIGLGFRVPMIVMSPWTRGGWVSSEVFDHTSVLRFMEKWTAALGTPANCPNISAWRRKVTGDLTGVFDFAHPVYGVPAGLPSTAKVIGQATCGPLPNPVPQDNAQPVQEAGTRPARALPYQVNGNLDRFEFGSGGKILAWFSMTNAGAEAKQAAHFSIHPHQHRDTAAWQYTVDVGATSTDYFNIGTGSGSGKYDISMYGPNRFLRRFIGDASKAGKSIEVASRFAVEPGTGKTALYLKMTNASASPVTFTIRANAYRTDGPWTYTVPANSSREDYFNAVAYHNGWYDFTVLADSDGTWSRRYTGHIETGAPSISGS, from the coding sequence GTGACACCTATCAGCCGCAGAGGATTCGTGGGAATCGGCGCCGGGCTGATGGCAGGGGCGACCCTGCCCGCGATCGCGCCGACCTCGGCGGCCGCGGCCACCGCGTCCGGCACGATCACCGACGTGAAGCACGTGGTGATCCTGATGCAGGAGAACCGCAGCTTCGACCACTACTTCGGCAAGCTGAAGGGTGTCCGCGGTTTCGGCGACCGCGCGGCCGGCAACATCCCGGGCGGCTGGGGCATGTTCAACCAGCCCAACTGGGGCGGCCGGCAGTACCCGTGGAAGCTCAGCTCCACCCCGCCGGTGGGCGGCGTCGACGGTGAGACCCTCGCCCAGTGCAACGGCGACCTCCCGCACAGCTGGACCTCGCAGCACGCGGCCTGGAACAAGGGCCGCATGGACAACTTCGTCACCGGCGTCGGCAACACCCGCACCCTCGGGTACCTCGACCGCGGCGACATCCCGTTCCACTACGGCCTCGCCGACAACTACACGATCTGCGACGCCTACTTCTGCTCCACCCTGAGCGCGACCGGCCCCAACCGCACCTTCCTGTGGAGCGGCAAGATCGACGCGGGCAGCAAGGACGGCGGCGACGAGTCCGGGCTGACCTGGGAGACGTACGCGGAGGCCCTCCAGCGGGCCGGCATGAGCTGGAAGGTGTACCAGAACGCCCAGGACAACTACGGGGACAACGGCCTCGCCTACTTCAAGAAGTTCACGGACGCCGCCCCCGGCAACCCCCTGTGGGACCGCGGCATGGGCTCCGTCCCCAAGGTCACCGGCTCCACCCCCGACGACATCGCCGCCGCCATCCGCGCGGACGTCGTCGCCGGCACCCTCCCCCAGGTCTCCTGGGTGGTGGCGAACGAGGCCTTCTCCGAACACCCGTACGCCCCGCCCGGCGACGGCGCGCACTTCGTGGACCTGGTCTACCGCGCGCTCTCGGCGAACCCGGAGGTCTTCGACTCCACCGCCCTCTTCCTCAACTACGACGAGAACGACGGCTTCTTCGACCACGTCCCGCCGCCCGTCGCCCCGCCCGGCACCGCCGGCGAGTACATCGACGGCGTCCCGATCGGGCTCGGCTTCCGCGTCCCGATGATCGTGATGTCCCCGTGGACCCGCGGCGGCTGGGTGAGCTCCGAGGTCTTCGACCACACCTCCGTGCTGCGCTTCATGGAGAAGTGGACGGCCGCGCTCGGCACCCCCGCGAACTGTCCGAACATCAGCGCGTGGCGCCGCAAGGTCACCGGCGACCTGACGGGCGTCTTCGACTTCGCGCACCCGGTCTACGGGGTTCCCGCCGGCCTCCCCTCCACGGCCAAGGTCATCGGCCAGGCCACCTGCGGCCCGCTCCCCAACCCGGTGCCGCAGGACAACGCGCAGCCGGTGCAGGAGGCCGGGACCCGGCCCGCGCGAGCCCTTCCGTACCAGGTCAACGGGAACCTGGACCGATTCGAGTTCGGGTCGGGCGGCAAGATCCTCGCCTGGTTCTCGATGACGAACGCGGGCGCCGAGGCGAAGCAGGCGGCGCACTTCTCGATCCACCCGCACCAGCACCGGGACACGGCCGCCTGGCAGTACACGGTGGACGTCGGCGCCACGTCGACGGACTACTTCAACATCGGTACGGGCTCCGGCTCCGGCAAGTACGACATCTCGATGTACGGGCCGAACCGCTTCCTGCGGCGCTTCATCGGCGACGCGTCGAAGGCGGGCAAGTCGATCGAGGTCGCCTCCCGCTTCGCGGTGGAGCCGGGCACCGGCAAGACGGCGCTCTACCTCAAGATGACCAACGCCTCGGCCTCGCCGGTCACCTTCACCATCCGCGCGAACGCCTACCGCACGGACGGCCCGTGGACGTACACGGTGCCGGCGAACTCCTCGCGCGAGGACTACTTCAACGCCGTCGCCTACCACAACGGCTGGTACGACTTCACGGTCCTCGCCGACTCCGACGGCACCTGGTCGCGCCGCTACACGGGCCACATCGAGACGGGCGCCCCGAGCATCTCGGGGTCCTAG